The Cylindrospermum stagnale PCC 7417 genome segment AGGCGTTCAATGCCATCCAAATCCCGGTATTGGACTGGTCGGACGACGACGCTGAGATTTCGAGGAAGTAGTGAAGTCATTTTGATTCAAGCCGCCATTTAGCCTTTACTAATTGCTCTTGGTGAGGTAGTGCTGCAATAATCTTAACGGCTTTCCGCTCCTGGCTATTGCTCCAAAAGAGTGATTTTCTTAACTTAATACTTAAAAAAACAGAAAAAGCAGAAGCTTGTGAGCACGCCCTTGGCGTTACCCTGACAAGTTCTGCCTTCATTTTATGGGAATTTGGTGGAAAATTCTGTATACTATAGCCCTTGTCGAGAAACTAGCTTTTCAAAGTTGGCTTGGGTTTGATGGAGTAATTGCTGGCGACTGTCTTGCACTGTTTGCTGTAGGGTTGGAACCAGATTGCGAGCTTGCAGGGTCATGTGCAGCTGTAGGTGGGCTACGTATTCACTAAAATCTTCATGCTCTACAACTGCGCCCGTTAGTAAATTGGATTCCATTGCCACTTTAATTCTCCTTATGATGAGTTTTGCGCCGTTTCTTGACATCATCAAAACTTATCACGTTGTTTTACCTAGCTTGTTAATTCGCAATGAAGTTTAACGGTTGTTTAAGCTAAAATTTTTTTGGCAGTAGCGATCGCACTTTCCCAGCTATCGGCAACATAAACATGATCTGGCATCAGCTTTTGGAAGAAAGCCCGGCTTTGGGCGTCGTCAGTCCATAAAATTACCTGCTTATCCGCTTTCAAGGCCAGGGCAATTTCTGAGGCTGTACCGGCACCCATACCACAGGCAATCACTACATCACTGGTGAGAACATTAATATTATTGCGGGCATTGCCCATATCGGTAAAAATTGCTATATCAACTGCTTCAGAGATACTATTACTCTTTTCGGTAGGAAGAATCCCAAGAGTTAAACCGTTGGCAGATTTTGCCCCTTTGCTTGCTGCATCCATCACCCCGACATTTCTACCACCAGTGAGCAAAATCCATCCTTCTAGGGCGATGCGTTTACCTAGTTGATATGCATTATGCAAATCTGTTTCTGTGGCTTTCTCTCCAGGCCCCATTACGCCAATAATGATTTTTCTCATGGTTTTGCATCTATCTACCACTTTTCCGCCCAATAGACGATTTCCGAGGCTGAACTATCAATTGCTACACCATAGCTATCACCATGATTCCACTTAAAGCCTGGAGTGCCTCGATTTTTGGCATTCAATACCAATATTTCATAGGTGACTGGAAAGGATTCATTAGCAGAATTGCTAGTATAAAAAAAGGTTGTCGGCACACCATTGGGTTGGTTGCTATGGTCGTTTGTGTCACCACCTCTATATTGATGCTGAGAAATATTTCTGTAGTGAGAAAGTAAGTTCTGAATCTTTTCTGGTGATTGTTTTAGGCGAATTTGGAAAAAACTGCTTGCTTGCATTAAGCCAGGAGAGTAAGCAAGATGTACACCTTGAGCATCAGCAGGAATACCTGAGGGAAAATGCTTGATTTCGTGGATATCAGACCACAGTTTAGTCCGAATTTCTCGATAGCGTGATTTATCAGTGATTATTTGCGTTTCACCTGCACGGCTAAAAGTATTTCTGAACAAAAAACTTCCGGCAACTATACCCATGCTGCCAAGGGAAAATAAAATTATCGTGGCGATTTTGACAAGATAAGATTGCTTCATCGAGTTGGGTACGTCTAAATTTTATAGGCATATACCCAATTACCCAACCGTCATAATATTTCGGAAAAGTTTGCGGATTATTTATAAATCTGGCTAATTTATAAAATTAGCGTGAAGGCAGTCAATAGTTACCTAGTCAAAAACCGCAAATTGACATCTACTCTAGTGCTTCCTAATCTGAAACGGTACAAATTGATCTGTGGTTAAATCTTAGAGTACCTCACTTAACTAAGAAATGCGATGAAAAACGAAAAACTTAAAAAGAACCAACGATCATGCCTGCAAGTAAGATAAAACCAATCCAGACGTTTTCGCGGAACATCTCACCATAAACAGAGTTAGGGAGTTGTGGTTTTCTTAAGCGCAGAGATTGCCAAATCCAGGCAATAGTTGCAATTACTAAGCTAATCCAGAAGGGAAGATGGAGGTGAAGCAAGACACCTACCCAACCAAGTAATAACATTGTGCCAGCAAAGAAAATAGCGATCGCCACAGGAGCCGATTTTCCAAAAAACAGGGCGCTAGAATTGATACCGATCCGCCGATCATCTTCGCGATCGCTCATTGCATAAACAGTATCAAATCCCAATGTCCACAATACAGTTGCACCCCAAAGTAGCCAAGTTGTCGGCGAAAGTGTTGTTGTGACTGCACTCCAGCTAATTAACACAGCAAAACCCCAAGCAATGGAAAGCACGAGTTGAGGCACTGGAAACACCCGCTTTGCCCCTGGATAAAGCAAAATTACGGGCACTGCGGCTACAGATAACCAGAAACTGAGGGGGTTAAGATAAAAGGCCAGTACTGCGGCACAAGCCATTGAGACGATCGCCACGACAATTCCCACTTTAATCGAAAGAGCGCGGGAAGCCAGAGGGCGATCGCGTGTTCTCTCTACCTGTGGATCAATATTCCGATCCCACAAATCATTGACAACACACCCAGCAGCGCTTGTGGCCAGAGTACCCAACACAATCACTCCCACTAGGGGTAAAGGTGGTTTACCAGCAGCCGCCAAAAACACAGCCCACAGGGCAGGAATCATTAAAATTAGCCGTCCTTCTGGTTTATGCCACCGCAAAAGGCGGATAATCACCAGCCACTGGGGTTTTTGGTTGCTCTCTGGCGTCTTTAGCATAGAAATCAAGAAATTACTTGAACTAGATGAATACACACTTCTTTACATCTATAGAATATCGTTATTTGCTATTTGTTAAAACACAACCTTAATTGGCGGCTTTGAATACAAAATAGCTCCTTTGGTTGTCAGCAGCAGGTTAAATTTTATTCATCAGGTATCACAGCCAAACAGTCAACCTGAGAAATACATTTATTTCAAGTAATATTTAGTACCAATTGCCCCGACACACCAGCTTTCAAGCTGTCGCGCTTTTTATTTACATCCAGTTGATGGACGGCATACCCGTCATGATTCCAGGGACTGAAGTTTGAAGTTTGAATTGCTAACTAACCTTCTTGAAGAGAGAGAAAATTAGATGCTGAGTTTAGTTTCGGCTAACTGCTTGAGTATACCAACTCAGCCAGTTAAGCAACACCGGATTATTGCGGCGATTGATATTGGCACAAATTCTCTGCACATGGTAGTGGTGCAAATTGAGCCGACCTTACCAGCTTTTAGCATGATCGCTAAAGAAAAGGAAACTGTGAGATTAGGCGATCGCGATTTGGCCACTGGAGATTTGAAACCAGAA includes the following:
- a CDS encoding TIGR00725 family protein, whose protein sequence is MRKIIIGVMGPGEKATETDLHNAYQLGKRIALEGWILLTGGRNVGVMDAASKGAKSANGLTLGILPTEKSNSISEAVDIAIFTDMGNARNNINVLTSDVVIACGMGAGTASEIALALKADKQVILWTDDAQSRAFFQKLMPDHVYVADSWESAIATAKKILA
- a CDS encoding 4-hydroxybenzoate solanesyltransferase gives rise to the protein MLKTPESNQKPQWLVIIRLLRWHKPEGRLILMIPALWAVFLAAAGKPPLPLVGVIVLGTLATSAAGCVVNDLWDRNIDPQVERTRDRPLASRALSIKVGIVVAIVSMACAAVLAFYLNPLSFWLSVAAVPVILLYPGAKRVFPVPQLVLSIAWGFAVLISWSAVTTTLSPTTWLLWGATVLWTLGFDTVYAMSDREDDRRIGINSSALFFGKSAPVAIAIFFAGTMLLLGWVGVLLHLHLPFWISLVIATIAWIWQSLRLRKPQLPNSVYGEMFRENVWIGFILLAGMIVGSF